From the genome of Pseudomonas helvetica:
CGGCGACCTGGTCACGCTTTACCGCGTAGTGCAGAACCACCTCGAAGAATTCGTGCGCCAGTTCAAATGGGCGCTCAGTTCGCGGCAGGTGTTCGAATGGCAGAAGATGACCCGCCCCGAAACCCTCACCGACATCCAGCGCGCCGCCCGATTCTTCTACCTGCAGCACCATGCCTTCGCTGGCAAGGTCACCGGGCAGACGTTCGGTACCGCCACCACCGGCCCGGCCATCAACCTGTTGCGGATCGAGGAAAACCTCTCGGCCGCCTGGCAGCGCCTGTCCGGCACCTACGTCGAAAACCTGCCTTGGCTAGAATGTGCCGAGCGCTACGACCGCCCTCATACTTTTCACTACATGGACCCGCCTTACTGGCAGACCGCCGGCTATGGCGTGGACTTTCCGTTCGAGAACTACGAGCG
Proteins encoded in this window:
- a CDS encoding DNA adenine methylase, with the protein product MSTPIIPWMGGKRRLADRLIPLFPPHECYVEVFAGGAALYFMKPQPSPVEVLNDINGDLVTLYRVVQNHLEEFVRQFKWALSSRQVFEWQKMTRPETLTDIQRAARFFYLQHHAFAGKVTGQTFGTATTGPAINLLRIEENLSAAWQRLSGTYVENLPWLECAERYDRPHTFHYMDPPYWQTAGYGVDFPFENYERMADFMRRCKGKVMVSINDHPDIRRVFEGFHFETLDIRYTTTNQRQGKAGVSGELVIMNWEPAALAGLF